The genomic stretch CCTTCGGACCATCCTGGCTTTCGAAGCCTTCTGTCAATTGGCCATCCTCATCTTCGCAACCGGAAGAAAACATTCATctcgaggaaagaaaagggCTGTCGACGCACGTCGCAACAGCTAAGCCGCTACAAATCTGGGATCTCGTCGATCGCTACTCAAAACTGTCGACTCTCCTCAAAGTCACATCATTGTGTAAACGCGCAGCAAATCGGTTCCTCGCGAAGACGATATCGAATCACGTAAACACGTCTATCACTGTCGGACCGATCTCTACTCTCAAATTGAGCGACGCCCAACTGTTTTGGACCATGGTGACCCAGCGGGCGTAGTTCGCAGAAGAAATTCGCCAAATCGAGACAAGCTCAAGTCTCACTCGAAGTCATCCACTATCGCGACTCACGCCGTTTATCGATTCGAACGGATTCCTCAGAGTCGGTGGTCGACTGAATCACTCATTGCTTTCGTACGACGAAAAGCACCCGTTCATCTTGCCTCGCGAATCATCGTTCTCCACACTAATCAtcgatcatcatcatcggtTGACGCTCCACGGAGGTCCGCAACTCACTCTCGCTACAATCCGACATCGGTACTGGATCCTGGGAGGAAGAGTACCGATCCGCATGTTCATACATCGTTGCGTTCCTTGTGCGCGTCATCGCGCCACTCTCAGCAGCCAACAGATGGGCCAACTCCCTCAGTCTCGAGTCACGCAATCAAGGCCGTTTCTTCACTCTGGCGTTGACTACGCTGGTCCATTCTCTATTCGAGCCTTCCGCGGAAGAGGAGCGAAATCATGCAAGGGATATATCGTCATCTTCATCTGCTTCACGACCTCGGCTGTGCATCTCGAGCTAGTTTCGGACTACACGACGGAGGCATTCATCGCGGCGTACAAACGCTTCACATCTCCACGAGGAATTTGTGCCTCAATCGCAAGCGATTGTGGAACGAATCTCGTCGGCGCAGACTCAGAACTTCGCCGTCTTCTCGCTGCATCGTCAAAGGAGCTCTCAGAAATCACAAACATCCTCGCATCACACGGAACACAGTGGCGGTTCAATCCTCCCTCCGCGCCTCATATCAGTGGAAAATGGGAAGCCGGAGTGAAATCggtcaaatttcaccgcaaacGAGTCATCGAAGAAGCTACTCAAACGTTCGACTAATTCGCGACGTTCCTCACGCAAGTAGAAGCCACGCTCAACTCTCGACCTCTTTGCGCTATTTCGGACGATCCATGGGATCCAAGTGCCTTGACTCCAGGACACTCTCGTCGGCTCAGCATTGAACACAATTCCTGAGCCGTCACTCATCGAGGTGCCAGATCAACGGCTATCGCACTGGCAACACTCGCGTCAAATGCTGGAGCATTTTTGGAAACGGTGGATTACGGAGTATCTTCAGTCCTTCCAAAACCTCTCGAAATGGCAGACTTATCACGGGAACATCAAAATCGCATCCATCGTtctcgtaaaaaatgaaaatctagCTCCATCTGTGTGGCCCCTC from Neodiprion virginianus isolate iyNeoVirg1 chromosome 3, iyNeoVirg1.1, whole genome shotgun sequence encodes the following:
- the LOC124301426 gene encoding uncharacterized protein LOC124301426, coding for MGQLPQSRVTQSRPFLHSGVDYAGPFSIRAFRGRGAKSCKGYIVIFICFTTSAVHLELVSDYTTEAFIAAYKRFTSPRGICASIASDCGTNLVGADSELRRLLAASSKELSEITNILASHGTQWRFNPPSAPHISGKWEAGVKSVKFHRKRVIEEATQTFD